In the genome of Gloeocapsa sp. DLM2.Bin57, the window TTTTATTAGGAGGAGAAGCACCTAATTCCATTTCTAGCGCTCTAGAAGCAGTATATCGGAATCAAACTGATTTACGCTCTTTTACTTATCAAGATCAACGCGGAATGATTAGAAGAGATAATAGACAAAAAATTAAGATAATTATTTCGGCGTCTGATTTCAACTAAAATTATATGAGCACATCACCAAATAGTGACTTAGAAACCAATAATCATCAGGTGACTTCCCCAGAGCCAGTCAAAACCCCTCAACCGAGAGAATCATGGTATTTACCTAAATTACCCCTAAAAACGAAAATATTTAGACCCAATCGCTCTTATTCTCGTCTAGCTATCCTAGTATTGGGTTTAATTCTCATGGCTTTGGGATTAAGTTGGAAGGTAGCTTGGATTGGTTTACCTGGAGCTATTTTTTCCCTGTTATTATCCATAACGATTATTCTACCAGGTTTAAAGGCTTGGTTATTAACTTATCTTAGTCCCGATGAACGTCGCACTTTAGCTGGATTTATTGGTTTTATCTTCGCACTATTAGGATTATTTAACTATCTCGGTGTTTATAGGATAATTAGTGGTTGGCTAGATACGATCAAATGGGATGAATTTGGCTCATGGGCTGAATGGTTTGGAGCGTTTGGACAGATTTTAATCGCTGTATTAGCGGTATATGTGGCTTGGGAACAATATGTTATCTCTCGTGATTTAACGATTCAACAAAATAGAATTACTCAACAACAAACTATCGACGCTTATTTTCAAGGAGTGTCAGAATTAGCACTTAACGATGAAGGATTATTAGAAGATTGGCCCCAAGAAAGAGCGATCGCCGAAGGACGTACCGCAGCGATTATGAGTAGTATCGATGCCAATGGTAAAGCTAAAGTCTTACGGTTTTTGTCTCAATCTCGTCTGATTATCCCTTTAAAAAGAGATCAACAATTAGGAAGACCAATTTTAGACGGTTTAGGTAATTACGCCGAAGATCGCGCCAATGGTATCAGAGTGATTTCCCTAGGAGTAATGTTAGCAGGAGCAGATCTTTCTAGTCAAGATTTGCGCTGGACTGATTTAAGTGAAGCTAATATGGTAAGAGCTGACTTGAGTAAAACTGATTTAGTGAAAGCTAATCTAAGTCGTACTGTACTCTATGACGCTAATCTAAGTGGAGCGGATCTCAAATCCGCTCGTTTTTTCTATGGCTCAGCCGAAACTGCTACCCCTCGTAGTCGTAAATACCCCCCTAATTATGAGACGGGAGCTTATACGGGAGCTGTAGTAGAAAATGCAGACTTTAGTAATGTGCAAAATTTAAACCGTGAACAAAGATATTATATTTGTGCTTGGGGTGGTAAACTAACTAGAAGTACTGTTCCCGGTGGTTGTGAAGGTATTCCTAATCTGTTAGAGGGGGAGTAAGTTTGTTGGAGTTAGAAGCCGCTTTACAACGATTTTTTGGTTATTCTGTATTTCGTCCTCTCCAGGGTCAAATCGTCTCAGACGCTTTAGAAAACCGTGATTTATTAATAATTATGCCCACAGGTGGGGGAAAGTCTCTCTGTTATCAGTTACCCGCTTTATTACAACCTGGTTTGACTGTAGTGGTGTCTCCTTTAATCTCTTTAATGTTAGATCAAGTTGATGCTTTACAAAGTAGGGGGATTGGGGCGACTTTTTTAAATAGTAGTTTAAATTCAACAGAGATTAGTGAGCGAATTAGGGGAATTCTCCAAGGAAAGATTAAATTACTCTATGTTGCTCCTGAAAGGTTATTATCAGATAATTTTGCTATTTTATTAAATCAGATACAGCAACAGATAGGTATCTCTAGTTTTGCTATTGATGAAGCTCATTGTGTCTCAGAATGGGGTCACGATTTTCGCCCAGAATACCGTCAGATTAAACAATTACGCGATCGCTATCCGCGCATACCTATGTTAGCTCTAACGGCTACTGCTAC includes:
- a CDS encoding pentapeptide repeat-containing protein, whose translation is MSTSPNSDLETNNHQVTSPEPVKTPQPRESWYLPKLPLKTKIFRPNRSYSRLAILVLGLILMALGLSWKVAWIGLPGAIFSLLLSITIILPGLKAWLLTYLSPDERRTLAGFIGFIFALLGLFNYLGVYRIISGWLDTIKWDEFGSWAEWFGAFGQILIAVLAVYVAWEQYVISRDLTIQQNRITQQQTIDAYFQGVSELALNDEGLLEDWPQERAIAEGRTAAIMSSIDANGKAKVLRFLSQSRLIIPLKRDQQLGRPILDGLGNYAEDRANGIRVISLGVMLAGADLSSQDLRWTDLSEANMVRADLSKTDLVKANLSRTVLYDANLSGADLKSARFFYGSAETATPRSRKYPPNYETGAYTGAVVENADFSNVQNLNREQRYYICAWGGKLTRSTVPGGCEGIPNLLEGE